One stretch of Bombus pascuorum chromosome 14, iyBomPasc1.1, whole genome shotgun sequence DNA includes these proteins:
- the LOC132914281 gene encoding ubiquitin-conjugating enzyme E2 N translates to MAALPRRIIKETQRLMQEPVPGISAVPDDTNARYFHVIVTGPEDSPFEGGLFKLELFLPEDYPMSAPKVRFITKIYHPNIDRLGRICLDILKDKWSPALQIRTVLLSIQALLSAPNPDDPLANDVAELWKVNESEAIRNAKEWTRRYAMDN, encoded by the exons ATGGCTGCGCTACCAAGAAGGATTATCAAAGAAACACAAAGACTAATGCAAGAGCCAGTTCCTGGCATCAGTGCTGTACCAGATGATACAAATGCTAGGTATTTTCATGTAATAGTAACTGGACCTGAAGATTCACCATTTGAAGGTGGACTTTTTAAACTTGAGTTGTTCCTACCAGAAGACTATCCAATGTCTGCTCCTAAAGTTAGAttcattacaaaaatttatcatcCAAATATAGACAG ATTGGGCAGGATTTGTTTGGATATTCTTAAAGATAAATGGAGTCCTGCTCTTCAAATCAGAACAGTTCTATTATCAATACAAGCACTTTTAAGTGCACCAAATCCAGATGACCCTTTGGCAAATGACGTCGCTGAACTCTGGAAAGTAAATGAAAGCGAAGCAATACGCAATGCCAAAGAATGGACTCGGAGATATGCTATGGACAACTGA